From the Armatimonadota bacterium genome, one window contains:
- a CDS encoding twin-arginine translocase TatA/TatE family subunit produces the protein MPVLAYMGTQEWIILLVIVMVLFGASRLPMLARSIGESLGEFRKATRDSIEDEKKE, from the coding sequence ATGCCAGTGCTGGCTTATATGGGTACGCAAGAGTGGATCATCTTACTGGTGATCGTTATGGTGCTGTTCGGCGCATCGCGCTTGCCGATGCTGGCCCGCTCCATCGGCGAATCGCTCGGCGAGTTCCGCAAGGCCACTCGCGATTCGATCGAAGACGAGAAGAAGGAGTAG